In Phaeodactylum tricornutum CCAP 1055/1 PHATR_bd_17x31 genomic scaffold, whole genome shotgun sequence, a single genomic region encodes these proteins:
- a CDS encoding predicted protein codes for MTTRNDPRREVGSWVETKATAVTCEAKCRRRYGALWNSKMVQGVISEVLVTPGFRTNRSTTNIKAQYYLGGGTFRVKTLNIRRVKLFAPSALNITNRNCEISNLDQASLSLLPREEAHSDYPEETQTPIPYTPIPPIPMDIHPGLAQVTGNNNGDENTGLDSEDQPMDRDVAPNADTHGTFWYNNSNATKCQMNGEVSFRPWGVKNTVGEIFGQGTDSRRSVSCLDYFLMMFPTTTLNTMSDETRKVLSSMGQKEISNGEMLKFFGVLILATRFEFLARASLWLTRSTSKYVPAPAFGRTGMSRERFDKVWQCLCWTKRADHLFAEMGNESVWWTMVDGFVQQFNAHRENRFRPSDLLCIDESISRWYGQGGHWINHGLPMYVAIDRKPENGCEIHNTACGSSGVMLLLRLVKTAAEEALNGERHRETLHGTMILKYLVQPWTMSDHICWGTDESRIAIYRCHQNKLHQQGDQSGLITRDSSGQASMLSFVWMDRERRYFIATASSLEPGKKFQRQQWRQVDEAPNAQPSLVLLSVPQPKAAEIYYTCCPMIDRHNRHRQDTLMLERKLGTHDWSMRVNMTIFGMIVVDSWLVYHQSTNTKTTQKEFYATLADELIDNNYDNMGGLASIRRRLDVIDDV; via the exons ATGACAACCAGAAATGATCCCCGGAGAGAAGTGGGTAGTTGGGTCGAAACTAAGGCCACTGCTGTCACCTGCGAAGCCAAATGTCGTCGTAGATATGGTGCCTTGTGGAATTCAAAAATGGTGCAAGGAGTAATTTCAGAAGTGCTGGTGACTCCAGGCTTTCGAACCAATCGGTCGACAACCAACATAAAGGCACAATATTATCTCGGGGGAGGAACTTTCAGGGTGAAAACATTGAATATTCGAAGAGTGAAATTATTTGCGCCTTCTGCGCTTAATATCACCAATCGCAATTGTGAAATATCAAACCTTGACCAAGCATCGCTGTCTTTGCTTCCGCGAGAGGAAGCACACTCTGATTATCCCGAGGAGACACAAACTCCCATTCCGTACACTCCTATACCCCCCATACCTATGGATATCCATCCAGGACTAGCTCAAGTGACGGGTAACAATAATGGAGATGAAAATACTGGGTTGGACTCTGAAGATCAACCCATGGACCGAGATGTAGCGCCCAATGCGGATACCCACGGAACATTCTGGTATAACAACAGCAATGCAACTAAATGTCAAATGAATGGAGAAGTCTCCTTCCGGCCGTGGGGTGTTAAAAATACTGTTGGTGAAATTTTTGGTCAAGGTACTGATTCACGAAGATCTGTTTCATGTCTGGATTACTTTCTAATGATGTTTCCAACTACAACCCTCAATACAATGTCAGATGAGACAAGGAAAGTTCTTTCTTCTATGGGTCAAAAGGAAATCTCAAATGGAGAGATGCTAAAGTTCTTTGGTGTATTAATCCTTGCCACACGCTTCGAGTTTTTGGCAAGGGCAAGCCTTTGGTTGACAAGGAGCACCTCAAAGTATGTGCCGGCTCCAGCTTTTGGTAGGACTGGGATGTCTCGGGAAAGATTTGACAAAGTGTGGCAGTGCCTTTGCTGGACCAAACGAGCTGATCATTTGTTTGCTGAAATGGGGAATGAAAGCGTTTGGTGGACTATGGTAGATGGCTTTGTTCAGCAATTTAATGCTCACCGTGAAAATCGGTTCAGACCATCTGATCTTCTTTGCATCGACGAATCAATATCACGGTGGTATGGACAGGGTGGCCATTGGATAAATCATGGACTCCCCATGTATGTTGCAATTGATAGAAAGCCGGAGAACGGGTGTGAGATTCATAACACTGCTTGCGGTAGCAGTGGCGTCATGCTTCTGCTAAGGTTGGTAAAGACAGCAGCAGAAGAAGCACTTAATGGAGAGCGTCACAGAGAAACTCTTCATGGTACAATGATTCTCAAGTATCTTGTACAGCCATGGACAATGTCTGACCACATT TGCTGGGGAACTGATGAGAGTAGGATTGCGATTTATCGGTGTCATCAAAACA AATTGCATCAACAAGGAGATCAAAGTGGGCTCATAACTAGGGACTCCAGTGGTCAGGCATCCATGCTCTCATTTGTTTGGATGGATCGAGAGAGAAGATACTTCATTGCAACTGCCTCTTCACTTGAGCCCGGGAAAAAGTTTCAAAGGCAACAATGGAGGCAGGTAGATGAAGCTCCCAATGCACAGCCATCCCTGGTGCTGCTGAGTGTTCCGCAACCAAAGGCAGCTGAGATTTACTATACATGCTGTCCTATGATTGACAGACACAATAGACACCGGCAGGACACTCTAATGCTGGAGCGAAAGCTGGGTACACATGACTGGTCCATGCGAGTCAACATGACTATTTTCGGAATGATTGTGGTTGACTCTTGGCTAGTTTATCACCAATCCACCAATACTAAGACAACTCAGAAGGAATTTTATGCTACACTTGCAGATGAGTTGATTGACAACAACTACGACAACATGGGTGGATTGGCATCAATCCGACGGCGTCTGGATGTGATAGATGAT